The genomic region CACCACACTAACGATATTTGTAGGTCAGTCCCGCCGCGGCGGACTGACGTCCGATATTCGCCAAGATAAAGATCACACCGCAAGCAGTGTGGTACAAGAATCATAGCCAACATTGCGACCCCGTCATTGCGAGGAGTGCCGTCTGAGGAACGACGCGGCAATCTCAGTTTCCTGGTCCGTCTGGCCTTGGTCACTTCGAGCGAACAGCGAGGAGTGTGTGTGACCTGACGGCCACTTGGTGCGGGCGAGAGACTGCCCACACGAACAATAAGATGGATTTTGCGCTCTCCAAAGGCTGGAATTGCAATCTTTTACTGCGGGAAGAAGAGCGCGCCGAGATCCTGAAGGAAGTGCGCGATGATACACGGCCAAAGCGAGCCCGTGCGGATATAGAGAAGCGAAAACATCACCCCATATACTGTGATAACAATCAAGCCGGGAATGCCCTGATAGGCATGGCACATACCAAAGGCAACGGCTGATACAATTGTCGGGATGAGCCAATTGTTGAAGCGTCCCATGATCCGCAGCCGTGTCATGAGATAACCACGAAAGGCGACCTCTTCGCAAAAACCGGCAGTGAAGGCAACCCCCGCCCAGACAATGCGGCCGGCTGTGTCCTTGGGAATTAGTAATCCAAGTTCGCCTGACATGGGATAGCCGATTTGAGCGAGCAGCCAAGCCAGCCCGGAGAGAATGAGATTTGCCGCGAGAAGAAAGGCGATGCCGTAGGCAAGGTCAACTGCGCGGATTTGTGTCAGCCCCACACCAGCCAAACCGGTTCGTTCCTGATGAACGGCGATATAGTTAAAAAGATAAATGAACCATTGAAAAGCGATAGTCAACACAAGCATCATAATCAGCATACCCTCGCTCAGCCCTCTCAGCATAGCCAAAGGGTCGTTGCCGACATCAATGAGAGAAAGCACGGGATAGATCAGGATAAGGAAACCAAGGACAAAATATGTCCACAGCGAAGTCTGAAAGTTGCTGTTGCCACTCTCGGACAGAAAACGCTCGTAAGGGTTCTGGATATGATTTGAAGGATAATAGCCGGGGAAAGCATTGACGCGTTCAAATCCTTGGGTATCCAGAGAGCCTCCTTTTATGGACTGTGCGTTCCAGTCAACGGGATGTGTATTTAGCGGGTTTCTTGCGGTCTGCGGTCTTTGAGAACTGCGCTGAGTATGAGCGCGAGACCGATTACAATGATTATCATCGGCCACGAAGTGGACAGCGGGGGGAGGACATCGTTCACGACAGAGAGCAAAACGAGTCCGACTCCAAGCCAGATGATGCCCGAAACAATTGGGCGTTTTGGCGCTTCAGGTGATTTCACAGACCCTGCTGATGTATTATCCATGGGTATTCTGTACGCTCCATTCTAACAATCAATACAATATCGAAGTCGACTTTTTTGGTGACGACCAACTTCGCTTATACGAAATATATGCAAAATCCGTGCAAAAGCCGCATCCGTCATTTTCTTTTTTTGAACGGCGTTAAATGTGATTCATGTGATACAAGGTAAGCGGTTGGCCTGCTTTTGGATGCGATAGCCAAGTGGTAGCCGAATCGTTGCCAATCCGCCTACTTCTGCTTGCGTTTCGGCGAGTGCCAATATCGAAAGGGTATGCACTTGGCCGGCAGATATATCTAAAATTGCAAGGAGCAGGAGAATGGCAAAGAACCGGCTTATCTATCAAAACTGGATTACAGAACTCGGCTTTGACCCGGAAATTGGGCTGGATTTCGACCAGTCCGGGATTCCCCAGACAGAAGAAAGGGGATTGGCTGACGAGGAATCAGGCTCGTCTGAATGTGCTTCTGAACCGCTTCCGTTGGAAGCATACAGCCCGTCCGAGCTGTCAGATGTCTGGAAGTTCGGAAATGACTCGGATCATAGACGCGTTCAATTAATCCGCGACCGAGTTTCACAGGCGATTAGCAGTCTCAGCGATGACGAGCGTGAGTTTATCGAACGCTTTTATTTTACTGGGGAATCTTACCGCAAGATTTCTGAAAAATCAGGACGGGGGATGCATAAACTCGAATCACTTCACAGCCGGGCCGTTATAAAGCTGAGAAAAAAGCTCGCGCCGTTTGTGAAGGAGCAGTTCACTTGGACGCATAGTTCAGAGAGCAGAACCGGCTGTATTATCTGTGGATCACGGTTCAGGGTCGAAATCGACTGCCTGATTGCCGCGCGTGACAGGTCTTCGACATGGAAGGGGGTCATTGAAATTCTAAAACTTAAATACGGCATTGGTATCAAAACCCCTCAAATCCTTATCGGACACGAAAAATACCATTAACGGAACGAATAGAAATCATTGGACACTGAAATACTAATTTAGAAAGGAAATCAATGCCACATGAAACGTCAAAAACCGAAAAACTTCGCCGGGATCACTGCCTCACTATCTCCATTTCGCATGAATAGAAAATGCGTTTGAAAGCGCTTGCGGATAAGTATAATCGCACGACGGCTGATATGGTGCGTGCCGTGATCAAGATCGGTATCCCTATGATGGAAGGATTGTCTGAGGCCGAGGAGATAATGGTGAAAGAATATGTTCAACTGTTTCGAAAATTGCGGCGAGTTAAAACACTGAAAGAGATATAGGAGGGTGGGGGGGATCGTCTGCCATCACGAATAAGCGAACCCGCCACAGCGGGCAGGCGCGGCGGACAGTGTTATCTTGATATTGGTGCAGGCCAGAGACGGCCTGCACGAAAGTCCAATGAGGGAATACGCCATGAAATGGCTTCGTGCGGTCCGCCGCGGCGGACGGTGTGGTCTTACTCGTGCTGTGGTGTCGGGCGCCACAAGCTGGGGATGCTATCCCTCGCCCGACACTATGATTGAACTGTCAGGCGAGGGCGCCTGACAGCACTGATGAGGGAAAGCGCCACAGCGAGCAGGCATGAGATTGCCATCCGCGAAGGCGGACTCAGAAATAAAAGTCGCAATGAGAAATGTGAGTAATTCGCTGGTGCATGAGGACGTACACCAGCCACAGTTCCCTTCAATCGATATGTCTGCTCTCCGAAATTAAACCTTGAATCAGCCATCGTTTCTTCGTATACTCTGCCCAACTTGTTAGATAACTAAAGCTTATGTTTCAAAAACAGCGCACGATACAGCGTCCTATCTCTTTATCCGGTATCGGACTCCATACCGGAAATACCTGTGCCATGACTTTCCGTCCGGCTCCGCCCGACCATGGGATTCGATTTGTTCGTGTCGATTTGACAGGCAACCCTTCGGTTATTGCCGATGTCGACCATGTTGTCGAGACCGCGCGCGGCACAACCCTTCAGCAGGGCGAAGCCCGTGTTCACACGGTCGAACACGTTTTGGCCGCATTCGCCGGTTTGCAGCTCGATAATATGATTGTTGAACTCAATGCCAATGAACCGCCGATAATGGATGGTTCCTCGAGGCCGTATGTCGACAAAATACTCGAAGCTGGCATCGAAACACAGGCGGTCGACAAAGTCTATCTCGAAATAGACACGCCAATGGCATATTCAGAAGCTGATCGTGGAGTAGATCTCATTGTCACACCATCCGATGACCTTCGCATTACCTTTATGATCGATTACAAAAATTCGCCACTCGGGACTCAATACACAACCCTTGTTGATCTGAACAAGGAATTTGTAGAAGAATATTCTCGCGCGCGTACATTTTGTTTTCTGTCCGAGGTCGAACATCTTAAGTCCCAGGGTCTCATCAAAGGAGGCGGACTTGATAACGCAATGGTTATCTATGATTCCGATGGCGGTCAGGTCGAAGTTGACCGGATCCGCAAGGCGCTCAATCTCAAAGACGAGGCGTTTGTAGGCAAGAACGGTGTTATCAATGATATTCCACTGCGATACTATAATGAACCGGTGAGGCACAAGACCCTTGATCTGCTTGGAGACCTTATGCTTATCGGTGTGCCGTTCAAAGGGCATGTTCTGGCGGCCCGCTCGGGTCATAAAGCTAATGTCGCGCTGGCAAAAAAAATGCGCCAGCTGTACAAAAAGAAAAAGATGGCCGGAAAATATTCTTCGAAATCCAACACGGCCCTTTTTGACATTAACTCAATTTTAAATATTATGCCGCACCGCTATCCCTTCCTGCTTATCGATAAAATTCTTGACCTTGTGCCTGATAAATCAGTGACGGCGATCAAGAATGTCACTATAAACGAGCCATTCTTTCAAGGACATTTCCCTGGGCATCCCATAATGCCGGGTGTGATGATTCTCGAGTCGATGGCCCAAGCTGGCGGTGTATTGTTACTAAACGCAATCGAAAACCCGCAGACAAAAGTGGTGTATTTTATGTCGATAGATAAT from Candidatus Zixiibacteriota bacterium harbors:
- a CDS encoding bifunctional UDP-3-O-[3-hydroxymyristoyl] N-acetylglucosamine deacetylase/3-hydroxyacyl-ACP dehydratase produces the protein MFQKQRTIQRPISLSGIGLHTGNTCAMTFRPAPPDHGIRFVRVDLTGNPSVIADVDHVVETARGTTLQQGEARVHTVEHVLAAFAGLQLDNMIVELNANEPPIMDGSSRPYVDKILEAGIETQAVDKVYLEIDTPMAYSEADRGVDLIVTPSDDLRITFMIDYKNSPLGTQYTTLVDLNKEFVEEYSRARTFCFLSEVEHLKSQGLIKGGGLDNAMVIYDSDGGQVEVDRIRKALNLKDEAFVGKNGVINDIPLRYYNEPVRHKTLDLLGDLMLIGVPFKGHVLAARSGHKANVALAKKMRQLYKKKKMAGKYSSKSNTALFDINSILNIMPHRYPFLLIDKILDLVPDKSVTAIKNVTINEPFFQGHFPGHPIMPGVMILESMAQAGGVLLLNAIENPQTKVVYFMSIDNAKFRRPVMPGDQIRFELEMLSFRRNACKMRGQAYVDDILVANADFMAMVMDR
- a CDS encoding CPBP family intramembrane glutamic endopeptidase: MLSLIDVGNDPLAMLRGLSEGMLIMMLVLTIAFQWFIYLFNYIAVHQERTGLAGVGLTQIRAVDLAYGIAFLLAANLILSGLAWLLAQIGYPMSGELGLLIPKDTAGRIVWAGVAFTAGFCEEVAFRGYLMTRLRIMGRFNNWLIPTIVSAVAFGMCHAYQGIPGLIVITVYGVMFSLLYIRTGSLWPCIIAHFLQDLGALFFPQ